GACCCTGCTGCGTCGCGCCGTCCCCCGGCACCCGGCCCGCCGCCTGGCCCGCGGCGCCTGACGGAGCCCCGCATCACCACCCCGCCGCTCCTCCCGGAGCTCCCCGACCACCGGGCCGTGACCCCGCCCGGCGCGGGGTCCCACGGCCTGCCCTCCACCGAGATCGTCGTCCCCGGCGCCCGGCCCGCGGAGCGCAGCGAGCAGGTCGACGCCACGCTGCGCGGCACCCTGCGGCTGGCCGTCGAGCACACCCGCGCGACCTACGGCGCGATCGGGGTGCTCGACGCGACCGGGACCCGGCTGGAACGGCTGCTCGTCGTGGGCGTGGACGCCGCCGACCGCGACCGGATCGGCACGCTCCCCAGCGGACACGGGGTGCTGGGCGTGCTCCTGGAGCGGCCCGAGACGCTGCGGCTGGCCGACCTGTCCACCCACCCGCGGGCGGTCGGGTTCCCGCCGGGGCACCCGCGGATGCAGGCCTTCCTCGGCGTGCCCGTCCGGGTCGGGGACACCGTCTTCGGCCACCTCCACCTCACGGCCGAGCCGGCCCGCGGGCCTTTCACGGCGGCGGACCAGACCGCCGTGGAGGCCCTGGCCGCCGCCGCGGGCCTGGCCATCGCGAACGCCGAGCTGGTCGAGCGGGCCGAGCACCGGCGCGCGTGGGCGCAGGCCGGCAGCGACATCGCCACGGCGCTGCTGTCCGGCGCCGACCCCGACAGCGTGCTGCGCTCCATCGGCGAGCGGGTCGCCGAGCTGGCCTCCGCCGACGTCGCCGGCGTGCTGGTGCCCGCGGCGGACGACGACGAGGTGCTGACCGTCGTGGTCGCCATCGGCCAGGACCGGGAGGAGGCCGAGGCGTTCGAGGGCGTGCGGCTGCCCCTGGTGGACAGCCAGCTGGGGGCGGCGCACCGCTCCGGCGTCCCGCGGCTGATCGCCGACGCGAGCACGGCGGCCCACGGCGGCCGGCGGGCCCCGGTGCTGGGCGAGCTCGCGCGGCACTTCGGCCCCACCCTGGTCATCCCGCTCGGCGGGCGGCCCGCGCTGGGGACGGTGGTGGCCCTGCGGCTGCGCGACCGGGAGCTGTTCGCGCCCGACACCCTGGAGCTGGCCGCCGCGTTCGCCGCGCAGGCCTCGGTGGCCCTGGAGCTGGCCCGCAGCCAGCAGCGGGAGCGGCGGCTGCAGGTCCAGTCCGACCGGGACCGCATCGCCCGCGACCTGCACGACCACGTCGTCCAGCGGATCTTCGCCACCGGCCTGGCCCTGGACCGGGTCAGCCGCTCGCTGGCCGACCGGCTGCCCGAGACCGCGGCGGCGCTGGCCGCGCGGGTCGACGAGCTGGACGGCACCATCGCCCGCATCCGCTCGGCGATCTTCGAGCTGCACGAGGCCGACGACGCCTCCCCCGACGCCGTCCGCACCCGCATCGTCGACGTCGTCCGCTCGATCACCGGCGGGCAGGGCCTGCGCCCGGACGTGCGGCTGCGCGGCGAGGACGACCTGCCGCCCCGGCTGCTGCCCGACGTGGTCGCCGTGGTCCGCGAGCTGGTGACCAACGTGGTGCGGCATGCGCAGGCCGGCCGGCTGACGGTCACCGTCACCGTCGGCACGCAGGTGCAGGTCGTGGTCACCGACGACGGGATCGGGCTGCCGACGGTGGCCGTCCGCAGCGGGTTGACCAACCTGGCCGACCGCGCCGAGCGGCACGGCGGGCGGATGACCACCTCGACCGGACCGCGCGGCACGCAGATCCGCTGGTCGGTCCCGCTGTCCCCCCGGTGACGGTGAGGCCCCCGTCCCGAGGCTCGCGCCGAGCCTGCGAGGCGTGAGGAGGACGGGGGTCCTTCAACGGTCGCGCAGTTCGGTGGCCAGGATGGCGGCCTGGGTGCGCCGCTCCAGGCCGAGCTTGGCCAGCAGGTGGCTGGTGTAGTTCTTCACGGTCTTCTCGGCCAGCCCCATCCGCGCGCCGATCTGCCGGTTGGTCAGCCCCTCGCCGATCAGCCGCAGCACCGTGCGCTCCTGCTCGGTGAGCAGCGCCAGCCGGCGGTCCCGCTCGACCGGCCGGCGGCGGGCCGCGGCGGCCGCCGCCCCGGCGTCCCGGTCGAACAGCGTCCCGCCGTCGGCCACGGTGCGGACGGCGGAGACCAGCGCCGACCCGCGGACCTGCTTGAGCAGGTAGCCCGCGGCGCCCGCGGCGGCCGCGGCGGCCACGGCGTCCTCGTCCGGGAAGCTGGTCAGCACCAGGCAGCGCAGGCCGGGGACCCGCTCGCGCAGCCGGCGGCACACCTCCGCGCCGTCCCCGTCGGGCAGGCGCATGTCGACGACGGTGACGTCCGGCCGGACCGCCGGCACCCGGGCCAGCGCCTCGGCCACCGACCCGGCCTCACCGACCACGGTGATCACCGGGTCGTCCTCGAGGACCTCGGCCACCCCGCGCCGGACGACCTCGTGGTCGTCGACGAGGAACACCCGCACGGACCCCCGCTCGGCGGCAGCGTGATCCACGTCACAGAGGGTAACCCGGGTGGCCCTCTGGCAGGGTCCCGCCACGAGCCGGCGGGGGGCGAGGGTCCTCCTTAGGACGGCAGGAGCAGCGCGGCGTAGAGGGTGAGCCCGGGACCGAAGGCCATGACCACCACCGGGCCGTCCACGTCGCGGAGCTCCTCCAGCACCAGCAGGACCGTCGCCGAGGAGCAGTTGCCGTGCTCGGCGAGCACGTGGCGGGAGGCCGCCAGGTCCTCCTCGGCCAGCCCGAGGCAGTCGCGGACGACGTCCAGGATCCGCGGG
This window of the Geodermatophilus sp. DSM 44513 genome carries:
- a CDS encoding GAF domain-containing protein is translated as MTPPGAGSHGLPSTEIVVPGARPAERSEQVDATLRGTLRLAVEHTRATYGAIGVLDATGTRLERLLVVGVDAADRDRIGTLPSGHGVLGVLLERPETLRLADLSTHPRAVGFPPGHPRMQAFLGVPVRVGDTVFGHLHLTAEPARGPFTAADQTAVEALAAAAGLAIANAELVERAEHRRAWAQAGSDIATALLSGADPDSVLRSIGERVAELASADVAGVLVPAADDDEVLTVVVAIGQDREEAEAFEGVRLPLVDSQLGAAHRSGVPRLIADASTAAHGGRRAPVLGELARHFGPTLVIPLGGRPALGTVVALRLRDRELFAPDTLELAAAFAAQASVALELARSQQRERRLQVQSDRDRIARDLHDHVVQRIFATGLALDRVSRSLADRLPETAAALAARVDELDGTIARIRSAIFELHEADDASPDAVRTRIVDVVRSITGGQGLRPDVRLRGEDDLPPRLLPDVVAVVRELVTNVVRHAQAGRLTVTVTVGTQVQVVVTDDGIGLPTVAVRSGLTNLADRAERHGGRMTTSTGPRGTQIRWSVPLSPR
- a CDS encoding response regulator; translation: MDHAAAERGSVRVFLVDDHEVVRRGVAEVLEDDPVITVVGEAGSVAEALARVPAVRPDVTVVDMRLPDGDGAEVCRRLRERVPGLRCLVLTSFPDEDAVAAAAAAGAAGYLLKQVRGSALVSAVRTVADGGTLFDRDAGAAAAAARRRPVERDRRLALLTEQERTVLRLIGEGLTNRQIGARMGLAEKTVKNYTSHLLAKLGLERRTQAAILATELRDR